In a single window of the Botrytis cinerea B05.10 chromosome 12, complete sequence genome:
- the BcxlnR gene encoding BcxlnR, translated as MLSNPLHRFSAYNTMPSNNMLSNGHLPSSHMHTSGLDTLAHGSQYAISQLHQQQVDIRQNSQSHRNATSKHRQHPYAMGMPGGNATPARATGNSGPIRRRISRACDQCNQLRTKCDGQSPCAHCVEFGLGCEYIRERKKRGKASRKDLAQQAAAAAAANGQKSPTDQSSEERSPVESRNDPSSAISMTNENVEFPRHTPSRSLSLNTAAVEKPSARELMKGRIRAGSLESLTEVPSQGHPPHVSRADVDQIGSPGSLNLHGYSSMHGYRSTLNPHMMNGSGSHANFNTSQTGYSDLPYAIQGQSPPNFTGNTQGQFRLAESPLTGFPMGSEAPSPGGWMSLPSPSNQYQHVTHQNFNAPLRYPVLQPLVPHLGSIIPIPLACDLLELYFASSSSALMHPTSPYILGYVFRKHSILHPTKPRQCTPALLASILWVVAQTSDAAFLTASPSSRGRICQKLLELTVGLLKPLIHGTSGSNESASNFSNTVINGVALGGLGVAMPGSVSTDALNETGAFGAAGTLDDVITYIHLATVVSASEYKGASLRWWNAAWSLARELKLGRELPHHPAPMAPEQPNEGANDVDADGEDDDELPRTPGSITEEEREERRRIWWLCYTVDRHLALCYNRPLFLLDIECDGLLQPMDDALWQAGEYYTGDSSIHITSPSGTHRIRTRGPNFECTGHSIFGYFLPLMTILGEIVDLYHAKNHPRFGIGFRSAREWDDHANEIAKQLDAYGQSLRNFESEQIPPLPDDQTENMEGNNSSSSPNKTLERNDAGSPSVHSVHTVSSSHVSEANIQTRIVVAYGTHVMHVLHILLTGKWDPISLLDDNDLWISSQSFINATGHAVSAAEAINNILEYDPGLEFMPFFFGVYLLQGSFLLLLIADKLQVEASPSVVKACETIVRAHEACVATLNTEYQRNFRKVMRSALAQVRGRIPEDFNEQQLKRREVLSLYRWTGDGTGLAL; from the exons ATGCTTTCCAATCCCCTTCATCGTTTCTCGGCGTATAATACTATGCCCTCGAACAATATGTTGTCTAACGGACACTTACCGTCCAGTCATATGCACACTTCAGGCTTAGACACTCTTGCTCATGGCTCACAATATGCTATCTCACAGCTTCACCAACAGCAAGTGGACATTCGTCAAAACTCACAGAGTCACAGAAATGCTACTTCAAAACATCGTCAGCATCCTTATGCAATGGGAATGCCAGGAGGCAACGCTACACCTGCCAGAGCGACCGGGAATTCTGGACCAATTCGAAGAAGAATTAGCAGAGCTTGCGATCAGTGTAATCAACTCAGGACTAAATGCGATGGTCAAAGTCCCTGCGCTCATTGTGTCG AATTTGGACTAGGATGCGAGTATATTCGTGAACGAAAAAAGCGAGGAAAAGCTTCCCGAAAAGATCTTGCACAACAAGCAGCCGCTGCCGCTGCTGCCAATGGACAAAAGTCGCCTACTGATCAATCGTCCGAAGAGAGATCGCCAGTGGAGTCCCGCAATGATCCATCTTCCGCCATTTCCATGACAAACGAAAATGTTGAATTCCCACGACATACACCATCTAGGTCTTTAAGTCTTAACACAGCCGCCGTTGAAAAGCCTTCAGCTCGAGAATTGATGAAAGGAAGAATTCGTGCCGGTAGTCTCGAAAGCCTCACAGAAGTACCATCCCAAGGACATCCGCCCCACGTTAGCCGCGCAGACGTCGATCAAATCGGCAGTCCTGGGTCCCTGAATTTACATGGCTATTCAAGCATGCACGGTTACCGCTCTACTTTAAATCCCCACATGATGAACGGCAGTGGCAGTCATGCAAACTTTAACACGTCGCAGACCGGTTATTCAGATCTACCCTATGCTATACAGGGCCAAAGCCCGCCTAATTTTACGGGTAATACCCAAGGTCAGTTTCGTTTAGCCGAAAGCCCTTTGACCGGTTTTCCTATGGGCTCTGAGGCCCCTTCACCCGGTGGGTGGATGTCATTACCCTCTCCTTCAAACCAGTACCAACACGTGACACATCAGAACTTCAATGCGCCTCTACGATATCCCGTGCTACAGCCATTGGTACCTCACCTTGGCAGTATCATCCCCATACCTTTAGCTTGTGATTTACTCGAATTATATTTCGCAAGCTCGTCATCAGCTTTGATGCACCCTACCTCTCCTTATATTCTCGGTTACGTCTTTCGCAAACACTCGATACTTCACCCCACGAAACCTCGGCAATGTACGCCTGCCTTACTTGCTAGCATTTTATGGGTTGTGGCACAAACTAGTGACGCAGCTTTTCTAACAGCCAGTCCATCATCTCGTGGACGAATTTGTCAAAAGTTACTCGAACTTACTGTCGGTCTCCTTAAACCTCTTATTCATGGAACGTCCGGAAGCAACGAATCTGCTTCCAATTTTTCTAATACTGTCATTAATGGCGTGGCGCTGGGTGGTCTTGGTGTAGCGATGCCCGGTTCGGTATCTACAGATGCACTGAATGAAACAGGTGCTTTTGGTGCAGCGGGAACTCTTGACGATGTTATAACTTATATTCATCTCGCCACTGTCGTTTCCGCTAGTGAGTACAAAGGAGCGAGCCTGCGTTGGTGGAATGCGGCTTGGTCATTGGCTCGTGAACTTAAATTAGGAAGGGAATTACCCCACCATCCAGCACCAATGGCTCCAGAACAACCAAATGAAGGAGCCAATGATGTGGATGCTGacggagaagatgatgatgaattacCTCGAACTCCAGGATCGATAAccgaagaagagagagaagaaaggagaaggataTGGTGGCTTTGTTATACCGTGGACAGGCACCTCGCATTATGTTACAACAGGCCACTCTTTCTGTTAGATATAGAATGTGATGGTCTTCTCCAGCCAATGGATGATGCATTATGGCAGGCTGGAGAATACTATACTGGTGATTCAAGCATTCATATTACTTCCCCTTCGGGCACTCATCGTATACGGACGCGCGGACCTAACTTTGAGTGTACTGGACATAGTATATTCGGATACTTCCTACCCCTAATGACGATCCTCGGCGAGATCGTAGATCTCTACCACGCCAAAAACCATCCTCGATTCGGCATTGGCTTTCGTTCTGCTCGCGAGTGGGATGATCATGCTAATGAAATCGCAAAACAACTCGATGCCTATGGTCAAAGTCTACGAAATTTCGAATCCGAACAAATTCCTCCCTTGCCGGATGATCAAACTGAAAACATGGAAGGCAAcaattcatcctcttcacCAAATAAAACTCTCGAACGCAACGATGCCGGCTCTCCTTCAGTTCATTCAGTTCACACCGTATCCTCAAGTCACGTCTCCGAAGCCAATATCCAAACGCGGATTGTGGTGGCTTATGGTACACATGTCATGCATGTTCTTCACATCTTATTAACGGGAAAATGGGACCCAATTTCTTTACTTGACGATAACGACCTATGGATCTCGTCGCAAAGTTTCATCAACGCGACAGGTCATGCTGTTAGTGCAGCAGAAGCCATAAATAACATTTTGGAATATGATCCCGGGTTGGAGTTTATGCCGTTTTTCTTTGGTGTGTATTTGTTGCAGGGTAGCTTTCTGTTGTTACTCATTGCCGATAAACTTCAG GTCGAAGCATCACCCAGCGTGGTAAAAGCCTGTGAAACCATCGTCCGAGCCCACGAAGCCTGTGTCGCGACGCTGAATACAGAATACCAG CGCAATTTCCGCAAAGTAATGCGCTCAGCACTCGCACAGGTGCGCGGCCGTATCCCAGAAGACTTCAACGAGCAACAGTTGAAACGGAGAGAAGTGCTCTCTCTATATCGTTGGACGGGCGATGGAACGGGTTTAGCTTTATGA
- the BcxlnR gene encoding BcxlnR has product MLSNPLHRFSAYNTMPSNNMLSNGHLPSSHMHTSGLDTLAHGSQYAISQLHQQQVDIRQNSQSHRNATSKHRQHPYAMGMPGGNATPARATGNSGPIRRRISRACDQCNQLRTKCDGQSPCAHCVEFGLGCEYIRERKKRGKASRKDLAQQAAAAAAANGQKSPTDQSSEERSPVESRNDPSSAISMTNENVEFPRHTPSRSLSLNTAAVEKPSARELMKGRIRAGSLESLTEVPSQGHPPHVSRADVDQIGSPGSLNLHGYSSMHGYRSTLNPHMMNGSGSHANFNTSQTGYSDLPYAIQGQSPPNFTGNTQGQFRLAESPLTGFPMGSEAPSPELQCASTISRATAIGTSPWQYHPHTFSL; this is encoded by the exons ATGCTTTCCAATCCCCTTCATCGTTTCTCGGCGTATAATACTATGCCCTCGAACAATATGTTGTCTAACGGACACTTACCGTCCAGTCATATGCACACTTCAGGCTTAGACACTCTTGCTCATGGCTCACAATATGCTATCTCACAGCTTCACCAACAGCAAGTGGACATTCGTCAAAACTCACAGAGTCACAGAAATGCTACTTCAAAACATCGTCAGCATCCTTATGCAATGGGAATGCCAGGAGGCAACGCTACACCTGCCAGAGCGACCGGGAATTCTGGACCAATTCGAAGAAGAATTAGCAGAGCTTGCGATCAGTGTAATCAACTCAGGACTAAATGCGATGGTCAAAGTCCCTGCGCTCATTGTGTCG AATTTGGACTAGGATGCGAGTATATTCGTGAACGAAAAAAGCGAGGAAAAGCTTCCCGAAAAGATCTTGCACAACAAGCAGCCGCTGCCGCTGCTGCCAATGGACAAAAGTCGCCTACTGATCAATCGTCCGAAGAGAGATCGCCAGTGGAGTCCCGCAATGATCCATCTTCCGCCATTTCCATGACAAACGAAAATGTTGAATTCCCACGACATACACCATCTAGGTCTTTAAGTCTTAACACAGCCGCCGTTGAAAAGCCTTCAGCTCGAGAATTGATGAAAGGAAGAATTCGTGCCGGTAGTCTCGAAAGCCTCACAGAAGTACCATCCCAAGGACATCCGCCCCACGTTAGCCGCGCAGACGTCGATCAAATCGGCAGTCCTGGGTCCCTGAATTTACATGGCTATTCAAGCATGCACGGTTACCGCTCTACTTTAAATCCCCACATGATGAACGGCAGTGGCAGTCATGCAAACTTTAACACGTCGCAGACCGGTTATTCAGATCTACCCTATGCTATACAGGGCCAAAGCCCGCCTAATTTTACGGGTAATACCCAAGGTCAGTTTCGTTTAGCCGAAAGCCCTTTGACCGGTTTTCCTATGGGCTCTGAGGCCCCTTCACCCG AACTTCAATGCGCCTCTACGATATCCCGTGCTACAGCCATTGGTACCTCACCTTGGCAGTATCATCCCCATACCTTTAGCTTGTGA
- the BcxlnR gene encoding BcxlnR, producing the protein MLSNPLHRFSAYNTMPSNNMLSNGHLPSSHMHTSGLDTLAHGSQYAISQLHQQQVDIRQNSQSHRNATSKHRQHPYAMGMPGGNATPARATGNSGPIRRRISRACDQCNQLRTKCDGQSPCAHCVEFGLGCEYIRERKKRGKASRKDLAQQAAAAAAANGQKSPTDQSSEERSPVESRNDPSSAISMTNENVEFPRHTPSRSLSLNTAAVEKPSARELMKGRIRAGSLESLTEVPSQGHPPHVSRADVDQIGSPGSLNLHGYSSMHGYRSTLNPHMMNGSGSHANFNTSQTGYSDLPYAIQGQSPPNFTGNTQGQFRLAESPLTGFPMGSEAPSPGGWMSLPSPSNQYQHVTHQNFNAPLRYPVLQPLVPHLGSIIPIPLACDLLELYFASSSSALMHPTSPYILGYVFRKHSILHPTKPRQCTPALLASILWVVAQTSDAAFLTASPSSRGRICQKLLELTVGLLKPLIHGTSGSNESASNFSNTVINGVALGGLGVAMPGSVSTDALNETGAFGAAGTLDDVITYIHLATVVSASEYKGASLRWWNAAWSLARELKLGRELPHHPAPMAPEQPNEGANDVDADGEDDDELPRTPGSITEEEREERRRIWWLCYTVDRHLALCYNRPLFLLDIECDGLLQPMDDALWQAGEYYTVYSDTSYP; encoded by the exons ATGCTTTCCAATCCCCTTCATCGTTTCTCGGCGTATAATACTATGCCCTCGAACAATATGTTGTCTAACGGACACTTACCGTCCAGTCATATGCACACTTCAGGCTTAGACACTCTTGCTCATGGCTCACAATATGCTATCTCACAGCTTCACCAACAGCAAGTGGACATTCGTCAAAACTCACAGAGTCACAGAAATGCTACTTCAAAACATCGTCAGCATCCTTATGCAATGGGAATGCCAGGAGGCAACGCTACACCTGCCAGAGCGACCGGGAATTCTGGACCAATTCGAAGAAGAATTAGCAGAGCTTGCGATCAGTGTAATCAACTCAGGACTAAATGCGATGGTCAAAGTCCCTGCGCTCATTGTGTCG AATTTGGACTAGGATGCGAGTATATTCGTGAACGAAAAAAGCGAGGAAAAGCTTCCCGAAAAGATCTTGCACAACAAGCAGCCGCTGCCGCTGCTGCCAATGGACAAAAGTCGCCTACTGATCAATCGTCCGAAGAGAGATCGCCAGTGGAGTCCCGCAATGATCCATCTTCCGCCATTTCCATGACAAACGAAAATGTTGAATTCCCACGACATACACCATCTAGGTCTTTAAGTCTTAACACAGCCGCCGTTGAAAAGCCTTCAGCTCGAGAATTGATGAAAGGAAGAATTCGTGCCGGTAGTCTCGAAAGCCTCACAGAAGTACCATCCCAAGGACATCCGCCCCACGTTAGCCGCGCAGACGTCGATCAAATCGGCAGTCCTGGGTCCCTGAATTTACATGGCTATTCAAGCATGCACGGTTACCGCTCTACTTTAAATCCCCACATGATGAACGGCAGTGGCAGTCATGCAAACTTTAACACGTCGCAGACCGGTTATTCAGATCTACCCTATGCTATACAGGGCCAAAGCCCGCCTAATTTTACGGGTAATACCCAAGGTCAGTTTCGTTTAGCCGAAAGCCCTTTGACCGGTTTTCCTATGGGCTCTGAGGCCCCTTCACCCGGTGGGTGGATGTCATTACCCTCTCCTTCAAACCAGTACCAACACGTGACACATCAGAACTTCAATGCGCCTCTACGATATCCCGTGCTACAGCCATTGGTACCTCACCTTGGCAGTATCATCCCCATACCTTTAGCTTGTGATTTACTCGAATTATATTTCGCAAGCTCGTCATCAGCTTTGATGCACCCTACCTCTCCTTATATTCTCGGTTACGTCTTTCGCAAACACTCGATACTTCACCCCACGAAACCTCGGCAATGTACGCCTGCCTTACTTGCTAGCATTTTATGGGTTGTGGCACAAACTAGTGACGCAGCTTTTCTAACAGCCAGTCCATCATCTCGTGGACGAATTTGTCAAAAGTTACTCGAACTTACTGTCGGTCTCCTTAAACCTCTTATTCATGGAACGTCCGGAAGCAACGAATCTGCTTCCAATTTTTCTAATACTGTCATTAATGGCGTGGCGCTGGGTGGTCTTGGTGTAGCGATGCCCGGTTCGGTATCTACAGATGCACTGAATGAAACAGGTGCTTTTGGTGCAGCGGGAACTCTTGACGATGTTATAACTTATATTCATCTCGCCACTGTCGTTTCCGCTAGTGAGTACAAAGGAGCGAGCCTGCGTTGGTGGAATGCGGCTTGGTCATTGGCTCGTGAACTTAAATTAGGAAGGGAATTACCCCACCATCCAGCACCAATGGCTCCAGAACAACCAAATGAAGGAGCCAATGATGTGGATGCTGacggagaagatgatgatgaattacCTCGAACTCCAGGATCGATAAccgaagaagagagagaagaaaggagaaggataTGGTGGCTTTGTTATACCGTGGACAGGCACCTCGCATTATGTTACAACAGGCCACTCTTTCTGTTAGATATAGAATGTGATGGTCTTCTCCAGCCAATGGATGATGCATTATGGCAGGCTGGAGAATACTATACTG TATATTCGGATACTTCCTACCCCTAA
- the BcxlnR gene encoding BcxlnR, whose protein sequence is MLSNPLHRFSAYNTMPSNNMLSNGHLPSSHMHTSGLDTLAHGSQYAISQLHQQQVDIRQNSQSHRNATSKHRQHPYAMGMPGGNATPARATGNSGPIRRRISRACDQCNQLRTKCDGQSPCAHCVEFGLGCEYIRERKKRGKASRKDLAQQAAAAAAANGQKSPTDQSSEERSPVESRNDPSSAISMTNENVEFPRHTPSRSLSLNTAAVEKPSARELMKGRIRAGSLESLTEVPSQGHPPHVSRADVDQIGSPGSLNLHGYSSMHGYRSTLNPHMMNGSGSHANFNTSQTGYSDLPYAIQGQSPPNFTGNTQELQCASTISRATAIGTSPWQYHPHTFSL, encoded by the exons ATGCTTTCCAATCCCCTTCATCGTTTCTCGGCGTATAATACTATGCCCTCGAACAATATGTTGTCTAACGGACACTTACCGTCCAGTCATATGCACACTTCAGGCTTAGACACTCTTGCTCATGGCTCACAATATGCTATCTCACAGCTTCACCAACAGCAAGTGGACATTCGTCAAAACTCACAGAGTCACAGAAATGCTACTTCAAAACATCGTCAGCATCCTTATGCAATGGGAATGCCAGGAGGCAACGCTACACCTGCCAGAGCGACCGGGAATTCTGGACCAATTCGAAGAAGAATTAGCAGAGCTTGCGATCAGTGTAATCAACTCAGGACTAAATGCGATGGTCAAAGTCCCTGCGCTCATTGTGTCG AATTTGGACTAGGATGCGAGTATATTCGTGAACGAAAAAAGCGAGGAAAAGCTTCCCGAAAAGATCTTGCACAACAAGCAGCCGCTGCCGCTGCTGCCAATGGACAAAAGTCGCCTACTGATCAATCGTCCGAAGAGAGATCGCCAGTGGAGTCCCGCAATGATCCATCTTCCGCCATTTCCATGACAAACGAAAATGTTGAATTCCCACGACATACACCATCTAGGTCTTTAAGTCTTAACACAGCCGCCGTTGAAAAGCCTTCAGCTCGAGAATTGATGAAAGGAAGAATTCGTGCCGGTAGTCTCGAAAGCCTCACAGAAGTACCATCCCAAGGACATCCGCCCCACGTTAGCCGCGCAGACGTCGATCAAATCGGCAGTCCTGGGTCCCTGAATTTACATGGCTATTCAAGCATGCACGGTTACCGCTCTACTTTAAATCCCCACATGATGAACGGCAGTGGCAGTCATGCAAACTTTAACACGTCGCAGACCGGTTATTCAGATCTACCCTATGCTATACAGGGCCAAAGCCCGCCTAATTTTACGGGTAATACCCAAG AACTTCAATGCGCCTCTACGATATCCCGTGCTACAGCCATTGGTACCTCACCTTGGCAGTATCATCCCCATACCTTTAGCTTGTGA